One segment of Haliotis asinina isolate JCU_RB_2024 chromosome 12, JCU_Hal_asi_v2, whole genome shotgun sequence DNA contains the following:
- the LOC137258089 gene encoding sodium- and chloride-dependent glycine transporter 2-like isoform X2: MTEQEREVCLSELVGDLTNEEKVDQRKPQWSNKFQGIIAVLGYSVGLGNLLRFPYLCQKNGGGAFLIPYVISTAVLAIPLFILEVAIGQFSAKGPIKIWSICPLMKGLGFCILAVSCIIVLYSTFVFSWGVYYIYNSFSATLPWTTCGNPWNTPQCVVVGDTGVNSSVYKKPTNDNDTTTTASIGYATFNSTAQTSSVFGHTSTEEFWQNKALGVSSGIDDLGSMQPHLVICWFFACVAVFLCVMKGIKSIGKVVYVTALMPYVLLLVLLVWLEALVQVFFSVGPAWGTIIVMASHNSFHSNLIRDAVVVTVIGELTSVFAGFVVFATVGFLAYSLQQPVADVVTSGPGFGFIVYPGAVSLLPFPQLWSVLFFTTVLMIVVDSTLAHVETAVGCMEDLLPRRFHVKHLQTIMAAVFMGAVCLVGLVFTTHGGMYVVQLVDWYVGAVAGYAIAILECVAVGWCYGAERFSADVHMMIGKRLPVIYKVVCFIIVPPLLTIALVLTLASYKPPRYGEYEYPTSAIVFGWFIALVSVVPIPVYMVIQILKMEGSLAQRIKASVVPGHGWLRSRRKHGLEDTQESISAKDNFRFMIGR, from the exons ATGACGGAACAGGAAAGAGAAGTTTGTTTGTCGGAACTTGTC GGAGACCTCACTAATGAGGAGAAGGTGGATCAAAGGAAGCCACAATGGTCCAACAAGTTCCAGGGTATCATTGCAGTGCTTGGTTACTCAGTTGGTCTTGGTAACCTCTTGAGATTTCCTTATCTCTGTCAAAAGAACGGAGGAG GGGCGTTCCTGATACCTTACGTCATCTCAACAGCTGTGTTGGCAATCCCGCTCTTCATCCTTGAGGTTGCTATTGGTCAGTTTTCTGCTAAGGGACCCATTAAGATCTGGTCAATATGTCCACTCATGAAAG gTCTTGGGTTTTGCATACTGGCAGTTAGCTGTATCATAGTTCTCTACAGCACTTTTGTGTTTTCCTGGGGCGTCTACTACATCTACAACTCTTTCTCCGCCACCCTGCCCTGGACTACCTGTGGCAACCCCTGGAACACACCACAGTGTGTAGTTGTAGGCGACACTGGAGTAAATAGTTCTGTATACAAGAAACCAACTAATGACAATGACACAACGACAACTGCAAGTATAGGATACGCAACTTTTAACAGCACTGCGCAAACTTCAAGTGTGtttggacacacatcaacagagGAATTCTGGCA GAACAAGGCTCTCGGTGTTTCTTCAGGGATAGATGACCTCGGCTCCATGCAACCGCATCTCGTCATCTGCTGGTTCTTCGCATGTGTTGCAGTTTTTCTATGCGTCATGAAAGGGATCAAATCCATTGGAAAG GTGGTGTATGTGACAGCGTTGATGCCGTATGTCCTACTGCTGGTGTTGCTG GTGTGGCTAGAAGCACTGGTgcaagtgtttttttctgtggGTCCTGCGTGGGGAACCATTATTGTGATGGCAAGCCACAATTCTTTTCACTCGAATCTGATAAG AGACGCCGTCGTCGTGACCGTCATTGGCGAGCTGACAAGTGTGTTTGCTGGTTTTGTTGTCTTTGCAACAGTCGGGTTCCTGGCTTATAGTTTACAACAACCTGTGGCTGACGTTGTAACCTCGG GTCCTGGCTTTGGGTTCATTGTGTACCCAGGGGCAGTTTCATTACTGCCGTTCCCTCAGCTGTGGTCCGTATTATTCTTTACAACTGTGCTGATGATAGTGGTTGACTCAACG ttggcGCATGTTGAGACAGCTGTTGGATGTATGGAAGATCTGCTTCCGAGGCGGTTTCACGTCAAGCATTTGCAGACTATCATGGCTGCTGTGTTCATGGGAGCCGTGTGTCTTGTTGGTCTAGTGTTCACAACTCAT GGCGGAATGTACGTGGTCCAGTTGGTTGACTGGTATGTGGGTGCCGTGGCTGGCTACGCCATTGCTATACTTGAATGTGTAGCCGTTGGCTGGTGTTACG GTGCAGAGCGTTTCTCTGCTGATGTGCACATGATGATCGGAAAACGCCTACCTGTGATCTACAAAGTCGTTTGTTTCATCATCGTTCCTCCTCTCTTGACC ATAGCTTTGGTTTTGACCCTGGCTTCATATAAGCCTCCAAGATACGGAGAGTACGAGTACCCTACGTCGGCCATCGTCTTCGGGTGGTTCATTGCTCTAGTGTCCGTAGTTCCTATTCCAGTTTATATGGTCATACAGATACTAAAGATGGAAGGATCCTTAGCACAG CGTATTAAAGCTTCCGTGGTGCCCGGGCATGGGTGGTTGAGGTCAAGACGAAAGCATGGCCTAGAAGACACACAAGAGTCGATATCTGCGAAGGACAACTTCCGGTTTATGATCGGGCGATAA
- the LOC137258089 gene encoding sodium- and chloride-dependent glycine transporter 2-like isoform X1 — MTEQEREVCLSELVGDLTNEEKVDQRKPQWSNKFQGIIAVLGYSVGLGNLLRFPYLCQKNGGGAFLIPYVISTAVLAIPLFILEVAIGQFSAKGPIKIWSICPLMKGLGFCILAVSCIIVLYSTFVFSWGVYYIYNSFSATLPWTTCGNPWNTPQCVVVGDTGVNSSVYKKPTNDNDTTTTASIGYATFNSTAQTSSVFGHTSTEEFWQNKALGVSSGIDDLGSMQPHLVICWFFACVAVFLCVMKGIKSIGKVVYVTALMPYVLLLVLLVRLCMMPGSVDGILFYLTPDFTRLQHSQVWLEALVQVFFSVGPAWGTIIVMASHNSFHSNLIRDAVVVTVIGELTSVFAGFVVFATVGFLAYSLQQPVADVVTSGPGFGFIVYPGAVSLLPFPQLWSVLFFTTVLMIVVDSTLAHVETAVGCMEDLLPRRFHVKHLQTIMAAVFMGAVCLVGLVFTTHGGMYVVQLVDWYVGAVAGYAIAILECVAVGWCYGAERFSADVHMMIGKRLPVIYKVVCFIIVPPLLTIALVLTLASYKPPRYGEYEYPTSAIVFGWFIALVSVVPIPVYMVIQILKMEGSLAQRIKASVVPGHGWLRSRRKHGLEDTQESISAKDNFRFMIGR, encoded by the exons ATGACGGAACAGGAAAGAGAAGTTTGTTTGTCGGAACTTGTC GGAGACCTCACTAATGAGGAGAAGGTGGATCAAAGGAAGCCACAATGGTCCAACAAGTTCCAGGGTATCATTGCAGTGCTTGGTTACTCAGTTGGTCTTGGTAACCTCTTGAGATTTCCTTATCTCTGTCAAAAGAACGGAGGAG GGGCGTTCCTGATACCTTACGTCATCTCAACAGCTGTGTTGGCAATCCCGCTCTTCATCCTTGAGGTTGCTATTGGTCAGTTTTCTGCTAAGGGACCCATTAAGATCTGGTCAATATGTCCACTCATGAAAG gTCTTGGGTTTTGCATACTGGCAGTTAGCTGTATCATAGTTCTCTACAGCACTTTTGTGTTTTCCTGGGGCGTCTACTACATCTACAACTCTTTCTCCGCCACCCTGCCCTGGACTACCTGTGGCAACCCCTGGAACACACCACAGTGTGTAGTTGTAGGCGACACTGGAGTAAATAGTTCTGTATACAAGAAACCAACTAATGACAATGACACAACGACAACTGCAAGTATAGGATACGCAACTTTTAACAGCACTGCGCAAACTTCAAGTGTGtttggacacacatcaacagagGAATTCTGGCA GAACAAGGCTCTCGGTGTTTCTTCAGGGATAGATGACCTCGGCTCCATGCAACCGCATCTCGTCATCTGCTGGTTCTTCGCATGTGTTGCAGTTTTTCTATGCGTCATGAAAGGGATCAAATCCATTGGAAAG GTGGTGTATGTGACAGCGTTGATGCCGTATGTCCTACTGCTGGTGTTGCTGGTGAGATTGTGCATGATGCCGGGTTCAGTGGATGGTATTCTGTTTTACCTGACTCCAGACTTCACCCGTCTGCAGCATTCTCAG GTGTGGCTAGAAGCACTGGTgcaagtgtttttttctgtggGTCCTGCGTGGGGAACCATTATTGTGATGGCAAGCCACAATTCTTTTCACTCGAATCTGATAAG AGACGCCGTCGTCGTGACCGTCATTGGCGAGCTGACAAGTGTGTTTGCTGGTTTTGTTGTCTTTGCAACAGTCGGGTTCCTGGCTTATAGTTTACAACAACCTGTGGCTGACGTTGTAACCTCGG GTCCTGGCTTTGGGTTCATTGTGTACCCAGGGGCAGTTTCATTACTGCCGTTCCCTCAGCTGTGGTCCGTATTATTCTTTACAACTGTGCTGATGATAGTGGTTGACTCAACG ttggcGCATGTTGAGACAGCTGTTGGATGTATGGAAGATCTGCTTCCGAGGCGGTTTCACGTCAAGCATTTGCAGACTATCATGGCTGCTGTGTTCATGGGAGCCGTGTGTCTTGTTGGTCTAGTGTTCACAACTCAT GGCGGAATGTACGTGGTCCAGTTGGTTGACTGGTATGTGGGTGCCGTGGCTGGCTACGCCATTGCTATACTTGAATGTGTAGCCGTTGGCTGGTGTTACG GTGCAGAGCGTTTCTCTGCTGATGTGCACATGATGATCGGAAAACGCCTACCTGTGATCTACAAAGTCGTTTGTTTCATCATCGTTCCTCCTCTCTTGACC ATAGCTTTGGTTTTGACCCTGGCTTCATATAAGCCTCCAAGATACGGAGAGTACGAGTACCCTACGTCGGCCATCGTCTTCGGGTGGTTCATTGCTCTAGTGTCCGTAGTTCCTATTCCAGTTTATATGGTCATACAGATACTAAAGATGGAAGGATCCTTAGCACAG CGTATTAAAGCTTCCGTGGTGCCCGGGCATGGGTGGTTGAGGTCAAGACGAAAGCATGGCCTAGAAGACACACAAGAGTCGATATCTGCGAAGGACAACTTCCGGTTTATGATCGGGCGATAA